Proteins from a single region of Macaca nemestrina isolate mMacNem1 chromosome 13, mMacNem.hap1, whole genome shotgun sequence:
- the LOC105465262 gene encoding homeobox protein notochord translates to MPSPRPRGSPPPAPSGARVRSPRSGRPPAPRFPTGPNTPRAPRRFESPFSVEAILARPDPRTPAASQPSGSACAHPAFWTAPFLCAAPGLPWACPASWLPAYLSVGLYPVPGPRMAPVCGLRGFGVTGLELAHCSGLWAFPDWAPTEDLRDTERQQKRVRTMFNLEQLEELEKVFAKQHNLVGKKRAQLAARLKLTENQVRVWFQNRRVKYQKQQKLRAAVTSAEAASLDEPSSSSNASIQSDDAESGVDG, encoded by the exons ATGCCCAGCCCCAGGCCGCGAGGCAGCCCGCCGCCCGCTCCCTCGGGCGCTCGGGTCCGGTCTCCGCGCTCGGGCCGCCCTCCGGCGCCTAGGTTCCCCACCGGCCCGAACACGCCCCGCGCTCCCAGACGCTTCGAGTCCCCCTTCTCTGTCGAGGCCATCCTGGCGAGGCCCGACCCCCGCACGCCGGCGGCCTCCCAGCCGTCGGGCTCCGCCTGCGCCCACCCGGCCTTCTGGACCGCTCCTTTCCTGTGCGCCGCCCCGGGCCTGCCCTGGGCGTGCCCGGCATCGTGGTTGCCCGCCTACCTGAGCGTGGGTCTCTACCCTGTGCCAGGGCCGCGCATGGCTCCCGTCTGCGGCCTGCGGGGCTTCGGCGTCACAG GGTTGGAGCTGGCTCATTGCTCAGGACTCTGGGCCTTCCCAGACTGGGCCCCAACGGAGGACCTAAGGGACACTGAGAGACAGCAAAAGAGAGTCCGAACTATGTTTAACTTGGAGCAGCTGGAAGAGTTGGAGAAAGTGTTTGCAAAACAGCACAATCTGGTGGGGAAGAAGAGAGCCCAGCTGGCAGCTCGGCTCAAACTTACAGAGAACCAG GTGAGAGTCTGGTTCCAGAACCGCAGGGTCAAGTATCAGAAGCAGCAAAAGCTGAGGGCAGCGGTTACATCTGCCGAGGCTGCCTCCCTGGATGAGCCTTCCAGCAGCTCCAACGCCAGTATCCAGAGTGATGATGCCGAGTCAGGAGTAGACGGCTGA
- the LOC105465264 gene encoding protease-associated domain-containing protein 1 isoform X2 has protein sequence MSRRRSQSAVSLVPVVQPAARAGFRIHDYLYFQVLSPGDIRYIFTATPAKDFGGIFHTRYEQIHLVPAEPPEACGELSNGFFIQDQIALVERGGCSFLSKTRVVQEHGGRAVIISDNAVDNDSFYVEMIQDSTQRTADIPALFLLGRDGYMIRRSLEQHGLPWAIISIPVNVTSIPTFELLQPPWTFW, from the exons ATGAGCAGGCGTCGGAGCCAATCAGCCGTGAGCCTCGTTCCCGTCGTCCAGCCCGCGGCGAGAGCGG GCTTCCGTATCCATGATTATTTGTACTTTCAAGTGCTGAGTCCTGGGGACATTCGATACATCTTCACAGCCACACCTGCCAAGGACTTTGGTGGTATCTTT CACACAAGGTATGAGCAGATTCACCTTGTCCCCGCTGAACCTCCAGAGGCCTGCGGGGAACTCAGCAACGGTTTCTTCATCCAGGACCAGATTGCTCTGGTGGAGAGGGG GGGCTGCTCCTTCCTCTCCAAGACTCGGGTGGTCCAGGAGCATGGCGGGCGGGCAGTGATCATCTCTGACAACGCAGTTGACAATGACAGCTTCTACGTGGAGATGATCCAGGACAGTACCCAGCGCACAGCTGACATCCCCGCCCTCTTCCTGCTCGGCCGAGATGG CTACATGATCCGCCGCTCTCTGGAACAGCATGGGCTGCCATGGGCCATCATTTCCATCCCAGTCAATGTCACCAGCATCCCCACCTTTGAGCTGCTGCAACCACCCTGGACCTTCTGGTAG
- the LOC105465263 gene encoding protein-lysine N-trimethyltransferase SMYD5 produces the protein MAASTCDVFSFCVGVAGRARVSVEVRFVSSAKGKGLFATQLIRKGETIFVERPLVAAQFLWNALYRYRACDHCLRALEKAEENAQRLTGKPGQVLPHPELCTVRKDLHQNCPHCQVMYCSAECRLAATEQYHQVLCPGPSQDDPLHPLNKLQEAWRSVHYPPETASIMLMARMVATVKQAKDKDRWIRLFSQFCNKTANEEEEIVHKLLGDKFKGQLELLRRLFTEALYEEAVSQWFTPDGFRSLFALVGTNGQGIGTSSLSQWVHACDALELKPQDREQLDIFIDQLYKDIEAATGEFLNCEGSGLFVLQSCCNHSCVPNAETSFPENNFLLHVTALEDIKPGEEICISYLDCCQRERSRHSRHKILRENYLFVCSCPKCLAEADEPNVTSEEEEEEEEEEEGEPEDAELGDEMTDV, from the exons ATGGCGGCCTCCACGTGCGACGTGTTCTCCTTCTGCGTGGGCGTGGCGGGCCGCGCCCGGGTCTCCGTGGAAGTCCGTTTCGTGAGCAGCGCCAAG GGAAAGGGCCTGTTTGCCACACAGCTGATCCGGAAGGGGGAGACCATCTTCGTAGAACGGCCCCTGGTGGCTGCACAGTTTCTCTGGAATGCACTTTATCGCTACCGAG CCTGTGACCACTGCCTTCGGGCactggagaaggcagaggagaatGCCCAGAGGCTGACCGGGAAACCAGGCCAGGTTCTGCCTCACCCAGAGCTGTGCACTGTGCGCAAGGACCTCCACCAGAACTGTCCTCATTGCCAA GTGATGTACTGCAGTGCAGAATGTCGGCTGGCAGCCACTGAGCAATACCACCAGGTCCTGTGCCCAGGCCCTTCCCAGGATGACCCCTTGCATCCTCTCAATAAGCTTCAGGAGGCATGGAG gAGCGTTCACTACCCACCTGAGACTGCAAGCATCATGTTGATGGCCAGGATGGTGGCCACAGTGAAGCAG GCGAAGGACAAGGACCGTTGGATCAGGCTCTTCTCCCAGTTCTGTAACAAAACAGCCAACGAAGAGGAAGAAATTGTCCATAAACTTCTGGGAGACAAATTCAAG GGCCAACTGGAACTTCTGCGGAGACTCTTCACAGAGGCCCTCTATGAGGAAGCAGTCAGTCAG TGGTTCACTCCAGATGGATTCCGGTCTCTCTTTGCTCTTGTTGGGACCAATGGCCAAGGAATCGGGACCAG CTCCCTAAGCCAGTGGGTCCATGCCTGTGACGCTCTGGAGTTGAAGCCTCAGGACCGTGAGCAACTTGACATCTTCATTGACCAGCTGTACAAGGACATCGAGGCAG CAACTGGAGAGTTTCTTAACTGTGAAGGATCTGGCCTCTTTGTGCTTCAGAGCTGCT GCAACCACAGTTGTGTGCCCAATGCAGAGACCTCCTTTCCAGAAAACAACTTCCTTTTGCATGTCACTGCTCTGGAGGATATTAAGCCAGGAGAG GAAATTTGTATCAGCTACTTGGACTGCTGTCAGCGGGAGCGCAGCCGCCACAGCCGCCACAAGATCCTCAG GGAGAACtatctgtttgtctgttcctgTCCCAAATGCCTGGCAGAGGCTGATGAACCCAATGTGACctcagaagaggaagaggaggaagaggaggaggaggaaggagagccaGAAGATGCAGAGCTGGGGGATGAGATGACTGATGTGTGA
- the LOC105465264 gene encoding protease-associated domain-containing protein 1 isoform X1, with the protein MVPGAAGWCCLVLWLPACVAAHGFRIHDYLYFQVLSPGDIRYIFTATPAKDFGGIFHTRYEQIHLVPAEPPEACGELSNGFFIQDQIALVERGGCSFLSKTRVVQEHGGRAVIISDNAVDNDSFYVEMIQDSTQRTADIPALFLLGRDGYMIRRSLEQHGLPWAIISIPVNVTSIPTFELLQPPWTFW; encoded by the exons ATGGTCCCCGGCGCCGCGGGCTGGTGTTGTCTCGTGCTCTGGCTCCCCGCGTGCGTCGCGGCCCACG GCTTCCGTATCCATGATTATTTGTACTTTCAAGTGCTGAGTCCTGGGGACATTCGATACATCTTCACAGCCACACCTGCCAAGGACTTTGGTGGTATCTTT CACACAAGGTATGAGCAGATTCACCTTGTCCCCGCTGAACCTCCAGAGGCCTGCGGGGAACTCAGCAACGGTTTCTTCATCCAGGACCAGATTGCTCTGGTGGAGAGGGG GGGCTGCTCCTTCCTCTCCAAGACTCGGGTGGTCCAGGAGCATGGCGGGCGGGCAGTGATCATCTCTGACAACGCAGTTGACAATGACAGCTTCTACGTGGAGATGATCCAGGACAGTACCCAGCGCACAGCTGACATCCCCGCCCTCTTCCTGCTCGGCCGAGATGG CTACATGATCCGCCGCTCTCTGGAACAGCATGGGCTGCCATGGGCCATCATTTCCATCCCAGTCAATGTCACCAGCATCCCCACCTTTGAGCTGCTGCAACCACCCTGGACCTTCTGGTAG